In Calditrichota bacterium, the sequence TCGGCCCGGCGGTTGTAAAGACGCCAGTCCTGGCCATTGGTGAGGACCGCCCATTCGAAGAAGGGATTGCCAGACGAATCCTGTGCGTCCGAAAGATAGAGCCGAACCTGTTTGGCATAAGACAAGCCCGGCGTATCCTTCTTGGAAATCGAACCCAAGTTCTTGTTGAACGACTTGGCTTCAAGTATTCCAATAGCAAGCCGATATCTCTCCTTATCGTCAAGTGGCAGAGCCTCATCTTTTGACTTTTCATCGGCAAAAAGGATGTAGTCGGGAACGCCGCCTGCGTCCTGGCGGGTGCGGTGCAGAAAGTGGAATCCAAGAACCGGGAGCAATTTGTCTATCAGTTCACTCTCGGTATCACTCTCATTCAGGCCGCCATGAGCGATTCGGGCGCGGTTTGCAATGTGGACGCGCTCGAATATCTCCCTGCACTGCTTGAAAGCCTCCTCAGCGTCGTGGCTGGAAACAAAGCGAATGATTGATTCGCGCTCTTTCTCAAGGTAGTGTTTCGATAAGACGCCGCGCGCTTCGAAAAGCACACCCTTGCTATCAAAGATGGAGCCTTCCTCCAAGTCGAGACTTCCATTCCTTGCCTTGGCTTTCAGACTATTTTTCAGTGATTCAATCCTGTGAAGGAAATGTCGTTATTCTAATGGATTGTCCACCTTTGGTGTCCCTGTTCCAGTCCCGCCTACGCGGGAATGACACCCCCCCTTCAGTTTCCCCCCCGCCGAGCGGGGGGGATAGGGCGGACAGGAATGGCACAGGACAAGCCGAAGGCGCAGTCAATGTCCGCCCTCCGGTTCTGGATTCCCGCCCCCGCCTTCGCTGGGGGCAGGCTCTGCGCGGGAATGACGCCGCCCTGTGGTCCCCCCGCCGAGCGGGAATGACACCCCCCCTTCAGTTTCCCCCCCGCTGAGCAAGGGGGGATAGGGCGGACAGGACTGGCACAGGACAAGCCGAAGGCGCAGTCAATGTCCGCCCTCCGGTTCTGGATTCCCGCCTACGCGGGAATGACGCCGCCCTGTGGTCCCCCCGCCGAGCGGGAATGACGCCCCCCCTTCAGTTTCCCCCCCGCCGAGCGGGGGGGATAGGGCGGACAGGACTGTCCGCCCTCCGGTTCTGGATTTCCGCCTGCGCGGCGGGCGGATCGGAATCCGCCCCTACGCGGCATCCCCCGATAAATCGGGGAGCCACCGGCAAGTCCATTTAACTCGGGGAGCCACCGGCAAATGCCCCCCACTCACGCCTCCACCGCGGCGGTTACGCGGAAGACCTCGTCGAGGGTCGTCAAGCCCTCCAGCGCCTTGCGGATGCCGTCCTCGCGGAGCGTTAACATCCCCGCCTCGCGCGCGGCATGGCGGATCTTGTCGGCGGAAGCGTTGCCGATCACCAAATCGCGGATCGTCTCGTCGATTGCCAGCACCTCGTAGATGCCGAGCCGCCCCTTGTAGCCGCTCCCCGAACAAGCCCGACAGCCCTCGCCCTTATAAAGCGCTACCGCCTGGCCGTCGAGGCCGACCGCCTTCAAGGTCGATTCGGGAGGCTCGAACCCGGCTTTGCAGTTGGTGCAAATCCGGCGCACCAACCGCTGCGCCAGAACTCCCGCCGTCGCCGTCGCGACCAGAAACGGCTCGACACCCATATCGACCAGCCGCGGCAAAGCGCCCGGCGCGTCGTTGGTGTGCAAAGTCGAAAGGACGAGGTGCCCGGTCATCGCGGCTTCGACGGCGATCTTGGCGGTCTCGGCATCGCGGATTTCACCGACCATCACGATGTCGGGGTCCTGACGAAGAATCGACCGGAGGCCGGCGGCAAAGGTCATCCCCGCCTTGACGTTCACCTGCGACTGGCGGATCAGCGGCAGGCGGTATTCGATCGGGTCTTCGAGGGTGATGGTGTTGACATCCATCTTCGAGACCTCGTTCAGAGCCGAATAGAGCGTCGTCGTCTTGCCCGATCCGGTCGGGCCGGTTACCAGAATCAGGCCGTTGGGGCGCTCGAGCATCCCGCGGATAATGTCTTCCTTGGGCCCGAAGCCAAGGTTCGACAGTTTCACCTGCAGGTTCGACTTGTCGAGGATGCGGAGGACGACGTTTTCGCCGTAAACCGTGGGCAGGGTCGAGACGCGCAGGTCGATCGGCTTGCCTTCGACCATCATCTGGATGCGGCCGTCCTGGGGGACGCGGCGTTCGGCGATGTCGAGGCTGGCCATGATCTTCAGGCGCGAGATGATGGCACCCTGCAGTTTCTTGGGCTGGGTGTAGATTTCGCGCATGATGCCGTCCACCCGGAAGCGGACCCGGAGGAGGCTCTCCTCGGGTTCGATGTGGATGTCGCTGGCCTTCTCTTTGACCGCCTGCGCCAACATCAGGTTGACCAGTTTGACAATCGGCGCGTCGCTCGCCTGCGCGGCAAGCGAGTAGGTATCGACAGCCTCCTCTTTCTCCTCAGCGCCGAGCACCTGGACGACCTCGTCGAGGGCGCTGGTGGTGCCGTAGTAGTGGTCTATGGCCTGGTCGATGTCGTGCTGACTGCAGATGGAAGGCTCGACTTCGAGCCCGGTCGCGCGGACGACCTGGTCGATCACCGCAAGGTTGAGCGGATCGACCATTCCGAGGGTGAGGGAGTTGGCGATGCGAAAGAGGGGAACGACCTTATACTGCCGGGCGAACTGCTCGGAGATCAGGTTGATGACACTGGAATCGACGGAGTAGAAACTGAGCGATACATAGGGGACGCCGAGTTGATCGCCTAACGCGGAGAAGACATCGGTCTCGGTCAGGTAGCCGAGGTCAATGAGCGTTTCACCGATCTTCTTCTTCGCTTGTTTCTGCTGAGCGAGTCCTTCGTCGAGTTGTTCCTTGGTGATGAGGCCCTGGGCGATCAAGATTTCGCCCAACTTCCTGCGTCTGGCCATAGTTGCAGTTCAGGGATGTATCAGGGTGATGTAGGATTCAGGCGGAGGTGTCGAATCAGGGTCATTCGTTCAGGAACTTCTTGACCGTTTCGATCAGGGTAGCCGAGTCGAACGGCTTGGTGAGGTAGCGTTGGCGCCGGTCTCGACGCCGGTCGAGCGGTCGTCTTCGCCGGCCAGGGCGGTGAGCATGATCACCGGGATGTGCCGATACTCCTCGTCGAATTTCAAGAAGCGGCTGATCTTATAGCCGTTCATCTTGGGGAGCATGATGTCGAGCACGATCAGGTCGGGCTTAAGGCGCCGCGCTGCGTTGAGGCCTTCGAGGCCGTCGGTGGCGGTGTGGACAGTGAAGCCCGATGCCTCAAGGCGCATTTTGATCGCCATCAGCATATCGGTTTCGTCATCGACGACGAGGATCTGTTTCTTCTCGGCCACTGTGATGCCTTCTTGTTTCGATGCGGTTAGATAATAAATTAATGTTAATGCTAATGTTAATGTCAATCATGTCATCTGGCGATGAAGATTGGCATTAGCATCAGCCTACGCCGGCTTGGTATCTTCGCCTTCCTGGGCGGTCTGGAGGCTGAAGTAGAAGGTCGAGCCTTTGCCTACTTCGCTAACCACCCAGATGTCACCGCCGTGCCGGGTAACGAGGTCCTTTACCAGCGGCAGGCCCAGTCCGACACCTTCCTGGAACCGCGGGTCGTTTTGGTCCACCAGGCGGTGGAAGCGCTTGAAGATGTTCTCCTGTTCGCCGGGCGGAATGCCATAGCCCTGGTCAGCGACGGCAATCTCGATGCGGTTGCCCTTGGCCAGCGCGGTGATCGACACTTCGGTATTGTCGGGCGAATACTTGCGGGCGTTTTCGATGAGGTTGGTAACGATCTGCGTGACGGCATCGCGGTCGGCATAGACGAGTGGCAGGTCCGAGGGCAGGTCGACCGTAAGCGACATTTCCTTCTTGGCAAGTTTCGGACGCAAGGACGCGGCGACCGTCTCGATAAGCGGGACGATCTCTTCCGGCCGCAGGACGACGCTGAAGCCGCCGGTGTCGGCGCGCGCCAGCGTCAGGAGGTTTTCGATCAGGCGCGCCAGTCGCTCGATATTCGCTTTCATGATCTCGATCAACTGCTTCTGGTTCGCGTTCAGGTCACCCGCTACGCCGTCCATGATGAGCGAGATGAACTCCTTGACGACCGCCGTTGGGGTGCGCAGTTCGTGCGAGATGTTGGAGATCAACTTGTTCTTCATCTCATCGACGGCGCGCTCGCGGGTGACGTCGTGCATGGCGATCAACATTGCGCCGCTGTCGCCGGAGGACTCCGGGAGAAGCGTAACGTCGAGGCGCAGGAAGACCTTATGATTGCGCCACATCAAGTCGGTGTGTTTGATGACCGTCCGTCGGCCTGATTGGGATTCGTCGGCAGCATGCAATTCCTGCCAGCACTCCTGGATATTGCAGTGCAATCGCTCGGCAACCTCTTCGGGGGAGGGCTCCTGACCGGTCGGGATCTCGAGCAGACTGCGTGCCACCGGGTTGAGCAGTGTCTGCCGTCTCCCCATATCGACGACGACGAGTCCGTCGAGGGTATGCTCGACTATGGCCGACGTCATCCGTTGCTGACGTTCGACCGACCGCTTCACCCGGTCGAGGAACTCCGAAGCCCCGCCTGCGACCTGTCTGGCGAACTCGGTCCACCTCTTGTGGAAATCCCGGTCGCTCCGGGATGCGGCAACGATCAGTCCGACCGCCGTGCCGTCGGAGAAGAATGGCACGGCGAGGGACGACTCGAAGTTTCCGGCGGCATCGCCATCGTCACCCGGCAGGAGGTCGTGAAAGAGGTCGATCGTAACCGGCCCGTGCCAGTCAGGCAGTGTGGTGCCGTGCCGGTTGATGATGGAGACGAGTTGTTGCAGTTCGCCGTAGGTGGGATGTGAACTGGCGCTGAGGCGTGCTTCGCCCGGCCGGAGGTCGTAGATGAGGGCGACATCGGCCTGCATCTGGCCGGTGATGAAGTCGAGGATCAGTTCGAAGCCCTCGCGGTAGGAGAGGGCCGACATCATCCGGTCGGCGAGTTGCCGCAGAAGGGTCAGTTCAGCGACGTGGCGGCGTAGTTTGTCGCGTTCTTCGGCGACGGCTTTCCCGAGCATCTCGATTCGCTCGTTGAGCCGCACGGTGGCGATCTGGTTGCGGACCGACATGGTCAGTTCGGACATCCGGACGGGCTTGGTCAGGTAGTCGCTGGCGCCGAGCCGCACTGCCTCGACGGCGGACTCGGTCGTCGCGTAACCGGTCAGGATGATCACTGCGGTGCGGGAGCGGATCTGCTTCACTTCGCGCAAGACATCGGTGCCGGTGATGTCGCCGAGCCGAAAGTCGGTGAGAACCAGATCGTGCAGACTTTCCCGGAACAACTCCAGACCTTCCCTGCCGCTCGAAGCCATATCGACTTCATAACCTTCGGTCTGAAGTATCCGACCCATCGTATAGAGCACCGGCTCTTCATCGTCGATGACCAGGATGCGCGGCGTCACATCGACGACGGGTGCGATCAGGTCGCCATCGCCTTCTGTACCGACGGGGGGTATATCGGTAAAAGTCGGGACCGGCGCGGTTACCGCTGACGCAACTCCGTCGAGGGCCATAACCGGCGCGACCTGCGGCGGTTCCGACAAGGCTGCCGTTGCAGGCGGTTCAGTTTTCATTTTCCCCATAGTTTGAGGACATTGCGGCGGCGCCCATCTGACGCTTGATCATCGACTCGAGGTCGATGGGGTCGTTGGAGCGCGAGATCGCCTCTTCACGCGTGACTGTGCCGGCTTGCAATGCTCTCAGAAGCGACTGGTTCATCGTCATCATGCCGAACTTCCCCCCCACTTGAATCATCGAGTCCATCTGGTGCACCTTGCCTTCGCGGATGGCGGCGCGGATGGCGGAATTGGCGACCATGATCTCGCAGCACATCACGCGTCCGCCGCCGATCTTGGGCAGTAATTGCTGGCAAATGACGCCTTGCAGGACGAGCGCGAGTTGGGTGCGCACCTGATCCTGCTGGTCGGGCGGGAAGACGTCGATGATGCGGTTGATGGTTTGCGCTGCGCTGTTGGTATGCAGGGTGCCGAAGACAAGGTGTCCGGTCTCGGCTACGGTGAGGGCAATTTCGATAGTCTCCTTATCCCGCATCTCACCGATCAGCACGACGTCCGGGTCCTGCCGGAGGACACTCTTCAGGGCGCGCTGGAAGGATACAGTGTCGGAATGAATCTGCCGCTGGTTGACGATCGACTTGCGATGCTGATGGATGAACTCGATCGGGTCTTCGATGGTCAGGATATGAAGCGGCTTCTCTTTGTTGATCTTGTCGATCATCGCCGCCATGGTCGTCGATTTACCCGATCCGGTCGCACCGGTCACCAGGCAAAGCCCGTTGGGGCGGTCGGCGAGTTCCTCGACCACCGGCGGCAAACCAAGTTTCTCAAAGGTGCGAATCTCGAACGGTATAGCTCTCAGCGCCAGGGCGACGCAGTCGCGCTGCTTATAGACGTTGGCGCGAAAGCGCGAGAGTCCCTTGATGCCGAACGAGAGGTCGAGTTCCGACTGTTTTTCGAACTCGGCGCGCTGCGTTTCGGTCAACACACCGTAGGCGAGTTCCTTGGTATCGTCGGGCGATAGGCGGGGATATTCGAGCGCGACCAGATCGCCGTCGATGCGTATCTGAGGTGAGGTTCCAACGGTCAAGTGGAGGTCTGATGCGCCACGCCCGATCATAAGGGTCAGGAGTTCGGTCAGATCATAGACCGGCTTCTTGGGAGCACTTTCGGCGGAGGTGGCTGGTGCGGCAGCAGAGGGGGTTTGAGTCATCGGCAGGGCGCCTCGCTAAAGGTGAAAAGAGCGGTCTTCAATGCGCCTTCCGGTGGGTCGGCACTACATCGTCCTCGTTCCAGGCCATTGCTCCGGCGCCGTCGAGTCCGCGCAGGCGAATGCGGAAGTCCGTCGCGCTGGACGCGAATCTCAAGCCGTCTTCGAGGGAGATTCGGCCGGCGCGGACGAGCGCCAGGAGCGACTGGTCGAAGGTCTGCATCCCGTATTGGCCGTAGCCTTCGAAGATTGCGCGGCGGATTTCGAGGGTCTGTTCGGGGTCGATAATCATCTTGCGGATGGTCTCAGTCGTTACCAGGATTTCGACGGCCGGTATCCGACCTTCACCGTCGGCGCGGGGCAGAAGTCGCTGTGAGACGATCCCGACCAGCGTCGCGGCGAGCATGTAGCGCACCTGGTTGCTCATCTCCATCGGCACCATCGAAATGATGCGGTTGACGGTCTGTGCCGCGTCCATAGTATGCAGGGTCGAGAGGACGAGGTGCCCGGTGTTGGCGGCGGTTAGCGCGGTCAGCATGGTTTCGCCGTCGCGAATCTCGCCCAGCATGATGACATCGGGGTCCTGGCGCAGGATGCGGCGCAGCGCTTCGCTCCAGGAGGGCGTATCGCGACCGATCTCGCGCTGCTGGATGGTTGCCTTACGCTCCTTGAAGGTGAACTCGATTGGGTCTTCGACGGTGATGATGTTGACTGCGCGCGACTGGTTAAGGGTCTCGACCATTGCCGCCAGAGTGGTGGACTTGCCTGATCCGGTGGCGCCGGTTACGAGGATCAAACCACGTGGAGAATCGACCATTTCGGCCAGGATCGGCGGGAGGTTCAGGTCGGGCAGACTCGGGATATCGACCCGGATGTGCCGGATGGCGATGGCGATCCCGTTCATCTGCTGATAGACGTTGACCCGGAACCGCCCGATGCCGCGCAATTGATAGATAAAGTCAACCTCCATCTGACGCGAGAGGGCTTCCCGTTCGCGCTCGCTGATGACGTCCATCAGGATTGCATCGACGGCCTGGGGGGTGAGCAATTCCCGCGAGAGGTCGGTGATTTGGCCGTCGATCCGCACCTTGGGCGAGGAGCCGCTCTTGATGTGCAAATCCGAGCCGCGCAGTTCGACCATCCGCTTCAGGAAGCGGTCGATGTCGCGCGATTCGTCGAAGACGGCGGAGGTCAGGCCGGGCCGGACGTGGGTGGTGGTATGTTCCCAGCCGGAGCCGTGCGGGGTAAAGCCTTGAGAGACCGGATGCGGCGCATCGATAGCCGCCTCCGCGCGGATGTCTTTGTTGTGCATCATTACAAATTAGGCATATTGCAGGGGAGTATCAAGTGGCAAGTAATAAATATCAAGTATCAAGTGGCAAGTAGCAAGTGCAGAAAATAGAGTCTGAAGACGTCATCGACGTTGGGGACAATCTGCGATAAATTAGTATCAAGTTAGGGAATTAAGCGAACCTACAATGTCGTTCCCGCGACAGCGGAAACCAGTCGATGCAATCTGAACTGGATGCCCGCCTGCGCGGGCATGATGATACCTCTACATTGCGCTTGACTTCTCAAGCAGATATTAGTTGATCTGTCCGACTGTGAGAGTCAGTTTGCCGGAGGGGCCGGTGTAGCCTTCGGCACTTACGAGCATAAAGAACCGTTCCGGCAGAACGTGCCGCCACATTATCGCCAAGCCGGTCCTGAAGCCGCTGTCGTAGGCGAAGCGGTTGCGCTGAACGACGACGCCGGTGCGGCTCGTCCGTCGCTCATCTAATTGGGTCAATCTAAAAGCGAACGAAGCAGCCCAGAGGTTGCTCCCGGCGGGACGGAAGACGCCGAACTGGATCGTTCCCTCGTTCCAATCGAACCGGCTGCGGCGCGACGACGACGGGCGGCCTGAGGGATACTGGTCGTCGGCAAGTTTCGACTGATTAACCGTCGCCCGTCCCGATATATAGGGCCGAAAGCCCCGGTAGTCAACCGGCAAGAGAGCGGTCCAACCGAGTCCGGGCGAAGGGCCGTAGTCCCCGCGCGGTTCGGAACCGGAGAGTAATTGCAGCGAAACCAGCCCGAATTCAGCCCAGAGGTTCATATAGGGTGATACGCCCCGCCCTGCCGCGAAACCGACGCGTCGGATGTAAGTCAAGTCATTTCCGAGGTATCTTCGGTCGAACGATCCGTCGAGCGTCGCACCCCACCGGGAGGCGCTGCCCGGCGCATAGGGGAAAAGCGGTTCGGATTCAGCAGCGTGCGAGATGCAAATGCAGATACTGATGCTAATGCTGAATGATGCGGCAAGCAGCGCCGTTCGGTCAACAGCAGGACGAATCCGACTCATTGATCGACGCTGATGATGACGATCCCATCGACATCGGTGTCGCCATCCCCGTCGATGTCGCAGATTACGGTGACGATGGCCGACCCGGCGCTGTTGCCGGCGGTGAATAGGGTGAAGGCGACGCCGGCGGCGTTGGTCACGCGGGAGGCGTGCTGAAGGCTGCAGCCGCCGGGGTTGGTGGTGATGCTGAAGCCGAGCGTAACTCCCGAAACGGGATTGCCATATTGGTCGGTCGCCGTCGCGGTGACGGTTCCGATGCGCCCGAACTGGAGCGCGGCCGGGTTGGCTTCGACGGCAATTGCTGCCACCGGCCCCGCGGTGATCGTCACCTGCACCGCATTGGCCGCGTCGCCGGCGGAAGCACTCACCGCGTAGTCGCCGGCTTCGGTGGCTCCGGAGAAGCGGCTCGACGCGGAGCCATTGCGCGTCCGGACGGCGGAGGGCGAGAGGACGCCTTCGTCGGGCTCGACGGCAAAGAGCACCCGGGTGTCGTCGGCGACACGGTTGCCATAGACATCGAAGATGTCGGTCACGATGTCAACCGAACCGCCGGCAGCGACCTGCGCGGGATCGGCGCTGATGTCGATCTGTCCCGGATCGCCGGGCAGGAAGGTGATCGGCGATGAGCGGCCCGAGGTGTCTCCGGCGGCAGCCACGACCCGGGCGGTCTGCCCGGCGACGGTGCCAGCGGTGTAAGTTGCCGCCGCCGATCCGGTCGAATCGGCCACCGTCTCGCCGGGTGCGATCGAGCCGCGCCCTGCCGGGTCGATGCTAAGTGCGACCTCAGTGCCCTCCTCAACCGGATTCCCGAACTCATCGGTAATGCGGATCGTAATGGGGGTTGCCGTCGCTGCGGCGAGCGAGTAGGATGCGGCGCTTACGCTGACCGAGTAAGGTTCGCCGGCGAGATAGGTGAGATTCGCTATGGTGGTGCTGATGGTCCCGCCGCGGCGGCTGGCCTGGACGGTGAATTGGGCTGCGCCGGCCGTGGTGCCGCTTGAAAGGACCGTCGCCGCCTGCCCACTCACGGTTACAGTGGAGGCGGGATCGAACGAGCCGTCGGGGGCTTCGAACCGGACCGAGGTGCCGTCGGTGGCGGGATTGCCGTTGGCGTCGGTAACGTCTATGACGATCCGGGTGGTATCGCCGCCGACGGTAAGTTGTCGCCGGCCCAGGGTGGCTGCGATGTTTGCCGGAGGCCCGGCTACGAAGGTGAGAATCGGCTGCTGGTCGAGCAGCGTCCCCCCGGCGCGGACCTCGACCCGACCCTCCCCTACCGATCGTCCGACAATGGCAGCCGAGGTTTGGCCGGATTGGGTCGTTGCCGCGGCAGGCTGAGTAACGAGCGCATCCCCTCCCACGACCGAGACCGCGACCCGGTCGGGCGGGACGTTGGGGATGGCGATGCCGCGCGAGTCGTAAAGTGTGATAGCCACCTGCGACTCCTCAGCGCCGTCGGCGACGATCTCGGTCGGGGTCAGGACCACCCGCGACCGGGCGGCGTCGATCACCTGCGGCAGACCGGTGCCTTCGAGGAACGCCACCCGATCCCCATTGGCCGAGGTTATCGTTGCGGTCAGGGTGATGGTTGTGGCGTCGATCCCGCCGACATAGTTGAAGAGACGCACCCGGAAAGTAGTTACGCCGCCGCATTCGACGAGCGTCACCGGCTCGCCGACCGCTTCACCCGTCAAGGCGAGGCCTTGAACGGCTTCTCCCTGAGGATTTTCACCCTGCACGCCAATCTCGATGGTCGTCCCGGCTGTCAAAGGATGCCGGAAACTGTCGGCAACGGTCAGGACGAAGTCGCGGAAGCCTCCGGCGGGAATGGACCAGCCGTCCGAGGTGTCGAACCTCGCCAATGTCGGGCCGGTTACGAGGACGATGGTGCGCGAAGATACCTCGCGGTTCTGCCAATCTATGGTCTGGGCGGTAATGGTATCGACGCCGCCAACGGGCTCGGGTGCGGTTGTTCGCAGGATGGCTCGCGCCAGGCCGGACGAGTCGGTCGCAGCCGAGCCGGTGATGACGCCTCCGGTAGCACGGAAGCGGACGACGGTGCCGGGCGTTACAGGGTTTGAAAAGCGGTCGCCGAGAACAACGTCTATGATCACCGTGTCGGGCGGCGTTCCGAGGATGCCGGTAACACTGCAGCGGTCGTTCAGGACGGCAAAGTGCGTCCCGTCGGGCGGCCCGCCATGAATGGCGACGGAGATTGCCCGCCCGGCAATATTGGCGCCGGTCGAGGCCGTTATTTGAACCGCGCCGGCGTAGAACCCCGACCGCACCGTAACCGCGACCCGGCCCAACCCGTCGGTGCTTATTGAGTCCGGCTGCAAGTAGGCTACGGCGTCGGCACCGACGACGTCGGGATCGACGAGGCTGTCGGGGCCTTCGAGGCTGAAGCGCACCGTCGCGGGGGAGAGCGAGTCCACCGGCACCCCGCGGTCGTCTCGAACTTCGAAGAGCAATGCAGCCGTTTCGGGCGAGCCCGATCCCCGCACCCCGATGCTTGATCGGTCAGCCGAGACGAAGACGATGTTGTTAGCCGTGCCGCTTACGAAGAGCACTTCAAGGGATGCGGTCGCATCGCCGGTCGAAGCCCGGACGAGCGAGCGTCCGGTCTCGAGCGCGCTTGTGAGACGACTTACCGCCCGACCCTCTTGATCGGTCTGGACGAGGGCGGTAACCTCGCCGCGGGAGGCGCTGAACGAGACGTTTTCGCCGGCTCCGAGCGGGTTGTCGAACCTGTCGAAGACCTGCGCACGCAAAGTCGTATTGTCGATACCGTTGGCGCGCAGAGTATCGCGATCGCTTTCGAGGGTGAGGCGGAAGGGCGCACCCGGCCGCAGGCGGATGACCACCCGGTCGCTCACCTCGCCGGAGACGACGCGGATGGTGTCGAAGCCGGTTACGCGCCCGGCGCGGTAAATTGCAGTGGCGACGCCTCCGGCGGTGAAGCGGGGCGAGACCACCGTCCCGAGTTGTGCCGAAAGGCGGATTTCGGTCAGGTCGGCAACCGGCGCGCCGTCCGCGTCGAAGAGGCGCAGCGTAATCTCGGTTGAGGCGTTGCCGTCGGCGACGAGGATGGCATCGGCAACGGCGATTTCGATTCGGGCCGGTTCTCCACCCTGCAGGTCGCCGGGGAGCACGGCGCGGCTCGAGTCGCGAACTTCACCCGACAAAGCGGATATCCAGACTTGCCGTCCGGCGCGGTCGTTGGCATAGGTGAGCCAGACGCCGTTGGGGTAGTCGATCGGGTCAATGGGGGTGAGGACGACGCCGCCGCGGGTGTAGCCGGTGCCGGTGATTTGGGCGAGGGTATCGGGATTCAGCGAGAACCGGACGACCGTCGAATCGATGACCGGGTTGCCGGCACGGTCGCTCACGACCGCCGTGACCGGGATGGCGGTGGTCCCGCCGGCCGGACGATGAATAGTGTTGAGGTCGGGCCGGACGACGACCCGGGCAGATGGACCGGCTTCGATTTCGAGATTACCTCCGGACGCCAGCAGCCGGCCCTCGTAATAGACCGCTATCGACGCCTGGCCCGACCGGTCGCCAGCACGGACAGTTGTCTGAGCGATACCGTTGTCGGTCGTTGCAGCAAACGTATCGGCTCCTCCGGCAAAGGTAAGCCCGAGCCGGGTCGCTTCGCGCAGCACGAGTTGGGTCCCGTCGGGAACGAGGCTTCCTCCAGCGTCGCGCACGGTGACGATCAGGTCTGCTGTCTCACGCCGGCCGCTGCCGGTTATGGAGATGAGACGGGGAGCGATCTCGATGGCCGCCGTCGCCGGGAGTGAGGCGAGACATTCAACGGTCGTGGAGTCGGCCAGACCACCGTAGGTTGCGCGCAATTGAGCGCTGCCGGGCGAGGGCGGGGAGGTGAACGCGACCCGTGCCGATCCAGTGCTGTCGGTAAGGGCTTCGCGGCCAATCAGCCCGCGGTCGGCGGCGAAACCGACTGTCCTGCCGATGAGCGCGACATTAC encodes:
- a CDS encoding type II secretion system protein GspE, whose protein sequence is MARRRKLGEILIAQGLITKEQLDEGLAQQKQAKKKIGETLIDLGYLTETDVFSALGDQLGVPYVSLSFYSVDSSVINLISEQFARQYKVVPLFRIANSLTLGMVDPLNLAVIDQVVRATGLEVEPSICSQHDIDQAIDHYYGTTSALDEVVQVLGAEEKEEAVDTYSLAAQASDAPIVKLVNLMLAQAVKEKASDIHIEPEESLLRVRFRVDGIMREIYTQPKKLQGAIISRLKIMASLDIAERRVPQDGRIQMMVEGKPIDLRVSTLPTVYGENVVLRILDKSNLQVKLSNLGFGPKEDIIRGMLERPNGLILVTGPTGSGKTTTLYSALNEVSKMDVNTITLEDPIEYRLPLIRQSQVNVKAGMTFAAGLRSILRQDPDIVMVGEIRDAETAKIAVEAAMTGHLVLSTLHTNDAPGALPRLVDMGVEPFLVATATAGVLAQRLVRRICTNCKAGFEPPESTLKAVGLDGQAVALYKGEGCRACSGSGYKGRLGIYEVLAIDETIRDLVIGNASADKIRHAAREAGMLTLREDGIRKALEGLTTLDEVFRVTAAVEA
- a CDS encoding response regulator, coding for MAEKKQILVVDDETDMLMAIKMRLEASGFTVHTATDGLEGLNAARRLKPDLIVLDIMLPKMNGYKISRFLKFDEEYRHIPVIMLTALAGEDDRSTGVETGANATSPSRSTRLP
- a CDS encoding response regulator; this translates as MGKMKTEPPATAALSEPPQVAPVMALDGVASAVTAPVPTFTDIPPVGTEGDGDLIAPVVDVTPRILVIDDEEPVLYTMGRILQTEGYEVDMASSGREGLELFRESLHDLVLTDFRLGDITGTDVLREVKQIRSRTAVIILTGYATTESAVEAVRLGASDYLTKPVRMSELTMSVRNQIATVRLNERIEMLGKAVAEERDKLRRHVAELTLLRQLADRMMSALSYREGFELILDFITGQMQADVALIYDLRPGEARLSASSHPTYGELQQLVSIINRHGTTLPDWHGPVTIDLFHDLLPGDDGDAAGNFESSLAVPFFSDGTAVGLIVAASRSDRDFHKRWTEFARQVAGGASEFLDRVKRSVERQQRMTSAIVEHTLDGLVVVDMGRRQTLLNPVARSLLEIPTGQEPSPEEVAERLHCNIQECWQELHAADESQSGRRTVIKHTDLMWRNHKVFLRLDVTLLPESSGDSGAMLIAMHDVTRERAVDEMKNKLISNISHELRTPTAVVKEFISLIMDGVAGDLNANQKQLIEIMKANIERLARLIENLLTLARADTGGFSVVLRPEEIVPLIETVAASLRPKLAKKEMSLTVDLPSDLPLVYADRDAVTQIVTNLIENARKYSPDNTEVSITALAKGNRIEIAVADQGYGIPPGEQENIFKRFHRLVDQNDPRFQEGVGLGLPLVKDLVTRHGGDIWVVSEVGKGSTFYFSLQTAQEGEDTKPA
- a CDS encoding type IV pilus twitching motility protein PilT, with translation MTQTPSAAAPATSAESAPKKPVYDLTELLTLMIGRGASDLHLTVGTSPQIRIDGDLVALEYPRLSPDDTKELAYGVLTETQRAEFEKQSELDLSFGIKGLSRFRANVYKQRDCVALALRAIPFEIRTFEKLGLPPVVEELADRPNGLCLVTGATGSGKSTTMAAMIDKINKEKPLHILTIEDPIEFIHQHRKSIVNQRQIHSDTVSFQRALKSVLRQDPDVVLIGEMRDKETIEIALTVAETGHLVFGTLHTNSAAQTINRIIDVFPPDQQDQVRTQLALVLQGVICQQLLPKIGGGRVMCCEIMVANSAIRAAIREGKVHQMDSMIQVGGKFGMMTMNQSLLRALQAGTVTREEAISRSNDPIDLESMIKRQMGAAAMSSNYGENEN
- a CDS encoding PilT/PilU family type 4a pilus ATPase, whose amino-acid sequence is MMHNKDIRAEAAIDAPHPVSQGFTPHGSGWEHTTTHVRPGLTSAVFDESRDIDRFLKRMVELRGSDLHIKSGSSPKVRIDGQITDLSRELLTPQAVDAILMDVISEREREALSRQMEVDFIYQLRGIGRFRVNVYQQMNGIAIAIRHIRVDIPSLPDLNLPPILAEMVDSPRGLILVTGATGSGKSTTLAAMVETLNQSRAVNIITVEDPIEFTFKERKATIQQREIGRDTPSWSEALRRILRQDPDVIMLGEIRDGETMLTALTAANTGHLVLSTLHTMDAAQTVNRIISMVPMEMSNQVRYMLAATLVGIVSQRLLPRADGEGRIPAVEILVTTETIRKMIIDPEQTLEIRRAIFEGYGQYGMQTFDQSLLALVRAGRISLEDGLRFASSATDFRIRLRGLDGAGAMAWNEDDVVPTHRKAH